A window of the Syntrophothermus lipocalidus DSM 12680 genome harbors these coding sequences:
- a CDS encoding 2-oxoacid:acceptor oxidoreductase family protein: MEKQVLVAGFGGQGVLFIGLFLTHAAMLEGMNVSYVPSYGAEMRGGTANCIVTISDSYISSPLTDSPLHSIILNRPSLDRFENSVQPGGVLVVNTSLVDRMPVRQDIEVYSLPLNQLAEEHGFARGANMIILGAYIARTGIVNLDSVANSFDAIFKGKRKQMIEENRQAFLVGVEYARNNW; encoded by the coding sequence GTGGAGAAGCAGGTCTTAGTAGCAGGTTTTGGCGGGCAGGGGGTTCTATTCATAGGCCTATTTCTTACTCACGCGGCGATGCTAGAAGGGATGAACGTGTCCTACGTTCCCTCCTACGGCGCAGAAATGAGGGGTGGTACTGCCAACTGCATAGTGACCATTTCCGACAGCTATATAAGCTCACCGTTAACCGACAGCCCTTTGCATTCGATCATACTGAATCGTCCTTCGCTAGACCGGTTTGAGAACAGTGTGCAACCAGGTGGGGTTTTAGTGGTTAACACTTCGCTGGTGGACCGAATGCCGGTAAGGCAGGATATTGAAGTGTATTCGCTGCCGCTCAACCAATTGGCAGAGGAACACGGTTTTGCTCGGGGGGCTAACATGATAATCCTGGGGGCTTACATTGCCAGAACCGGAATCGTTAACCTGGATTCAGTCGCCAATAGTTTTGACGCTATTTTCAAGGGCAAACGCAAGCAGATGATTGAGGAAAACAGGCAGGCCTTTTTGGTAGGAGTAGAGTATGCTCGTAATAACTGGTAA
- a CDS encoding thiamine pyrophosphate-dependent enzyme, with protein MKKVFQKPESLTGKLWHYCPGCGHGIIHRLIAESMDELGIREKTVGVCPVGCAVLAYDYFNCDMLEAAHGRAPAVATGLKRVLKDRVVFTYQGDGDLASIGMAEIVHAASRGERISVFFVNNTVYGMTGGQMAPTTLLGQVTTTSPYGRDKDREGYPIRIAEILAPFEGAAYVSRVAINNPANVVRAKRAIKKAFEVQLQGTGFSLVEILSTCPTNWGLGAVEAMKWLEDNMIPYYPLGDLKVKEG; from the coding sequence ATGAAAAAGGTGTTCCAGAAGCCGGAGAGTTTGACCGGCAAGCTCTGGCATTATTGTCCGGGATGTGGTCACGGCATTATCCACAGGCTTATAGCCGAGTCGATGGACGAACTAGGCATTCGAGAAAAGACAGTGGGGGTGTGTCCGGTAGGCTGCGCGGTTTTGGCTTACGATTATTTCAACTGCGACATGTTAGAAGCTGCTCATGGACGAGCCCCGGCGGTAGCCACAGGTCTGAAAAGGGTGCTGAAAGATAGGGTGGTTTTTACGTATCAAGGAGACGGGGATCTGGCTTCTATTGGTATGGCAGAGATAGTGCACGCCGCGTCAAGAGGGGAGCGGATCAGCGTCTTTTTCGTAAACAACACTGTATACGGGATGACCGGGGGGCAGATGGCACCGACTACTCTGTTAGGACAGGTCACCACCACTTCGCCTTACGGGCGTGACAAGGATCGGGAAGGGTATCCGATTAGAATAGCAGAAATACTGGCTCCATTTGAGGGAGCGGCCTACGTCAGCCGTGTGGCCATCAACAATCCCGCCAACGTAGTTCGGGCCAAGCGGGCCATCAAGAAGGCTTTTGAGGTCCAATTGCAAGGAACAGGGTTTTCTCTGGTCGAAATTCTTTCAACCTGTCCCACCAACTGGGGATTGGGAGCGGTTGAGGCTATGAAGTGGCTGGAGGATAACATGATTCCGTACTACCCTTTGGGCGACCTTAAAGTTAAGGAGGGTTAG
- a CDS encoding 3-methyl-2-oxobutanoate dehydrogenase subunit VorB: MAKVLMKGNEALGEGAVIAGCRYFFGYPITPQSEVAEYLARRLPQVGGVFLQAESELAAINMVYGGAAAGARVMTGSSGPGISLKQEGISFIAEAELPCVIANISRGGPGLGGIQPAQSDYFQACKGGGHGDYHLIVLAPSSVQDMMDFALLAFDLADRHRSPVMIMSEGMLGQMMEPVEVREPIVEQYAKPWATTGCAGRSPNIVNTLHLPPDELEMRNLHLQQKYARIRAEEKRAESFMTEDAELVVVAFGLLSRVVKKAVTELRSKGLKVGLVRPITLWPFPDDTIKQCLDTAKMFMTVEINMGQMIEDVRLAVNGRAPVDFYGRVGVIPSPREVEAAIMNVAAKGGLV; encoded by the coding sequence ATGGCCAAGGTTTTGATGAAAGGCAACGAGGCTTTGGGAGAAGGAGCAGTCATAGCCGGATGCAGGTATTTTTTTGGCTATCCCATCACTCCCCAGAGTGAGGTAGCGGAATACCTGGCTCGTCGGTTGCCCCAAGTGGGCGGGGTTTTCCTGCAGGCTGAAAGCGAGCTGGCAGCTATAAACATGGTCTACGGGGGAGCGGCTGCGGGAGCCCGGGTGATGACAGGATCGTCAGGCCCCGGTATCAGTCTAAAACAAGAGGGCATCTCTTTTATCGCGGAGGCGGAACTGCCTTGCGTGATTGCTAACATATCCCGAGGCGGGCCGGGACTCGGGGGAATCCAACCTGCTCAATCCGACTATTTCCAAGCCTGCAAAGGAGGAGGGCACGGGGATTACCATTTAATAGTATTGGCCCCTTCCAGCGTGCAGGACATGATGGATTTCGCTCTTTTGGCTTTTGACTTGGCAGACCGGCACCGGTCACCGGTCATGATCATGAGCGAAGGCATGTTGGGGCAGATGATGGAACCAGTTGAGGTACGTGAACCGATAGTCGAGCAGTACGCGAAGCCCTGGGCTACTACCGGTTGCGCCGGCCGGAGTCCCAACATAGTGAACACCCTGCACCTGCCACCCGATGAGCTGGAAATGCGGAATCTTCACCTGCAGCAAAAATACGCGCGAATACGCGCTGAAGAAAAGAGAGCCGAATCCTTTATGACCGAAGACGCGGAGCTGGTGGTGGTTGCCTTCGGGTTGTTATCGCGGGTGGTCAAGAAGGCGGTCACCGAACTGAGAAGTAAAGGGTTAAAGGTGGGGTTGGTTCGTCCTATTACCCTGTGGCCTTTCCCCGACGATACGATAAAGCAGTGCTTGGATACGGCTAAGATGTTTATGACGGTGGAAATCAACATGGGGCAGATGATCGAAGACGTGCGACTGGCGGTAAACGGTCGAGCCCCCGTGGACTTCTACGGGCGAGTAGGGGTTATTCCTAGTCCTCGGGAAGTAGAGGCAGCGATTATGAACGTGGCAGCAAAGGGGGGGCTTGTATGA
- a CDS encoding 4Fe-4S binding protein: MAQGRVLFDEGRCKACELCVHFCPKGVIGIDKIRINSLGYHPASAVNPENCNGCAICARMCPDLVIEVERE, translated from the coding sequence ATGGCCCAGGGGAGAGTTTTGTTTGATGAAGGACGGTGCAAAGCGTGCGAGCTTTGCGTGCACTTTTGTCCTAAAGGTGTCATAGGCATCGACAAGATCAGGATAAACAGTCTGGGGTATCACCCGGCCAGCGCGGTTAACCCGGAAAACTGCAACGGCTGTGCGATCTGCGCCCGCATGTGCCCAGATCTGGTTATCGAAGTGGAAAGGGAGTGA
- a CDS encoding glycosidase: MSSEQSAILEALFDQSIEEAAKQVQTMQDVDLIIGIPFYNEKEVLPEVLALVQKGLQDIEPLRAALLLCVGDPAGAEVLEVINQAGLNVPFCGFLMKPGINGRGSSIRAIIEIANLLTADLVILAADLKQEGLRGFQPDWIRRLLTPIREEHDLAVGNFERHHFEDVIGGLFAAPLLETYYGYRFQDPLSGVYAMSHDLVENYAIEIKFWTDITQGYGIDPWLVTRAIIWNKKICEVKLGAKLAAASLEKVNYVFKETAASLFTCLKKDEDYWTARPSSIARTPDISGCEYRDTPYAASFSLRDLVLTFKRSFNHYNVLYRKTLPQEVYNVLEKIVYTPTRDFNHTDPVCSFNANIWAQLVNRFLIHYWFDNGIQRDDILNALTFAFDGRLACFVSELTEIEESFGKTAVPVSLPTFMKAAANALKTQQSDEFRELKEDFTKTWLEKAQEIKPPLTPTYYLEFIPGMPVILPKRIEGRGGRVVWTEGVFNRLQNKYQDAFNRFITSGLGLAQDADPGTIVRALRDFMYELEIVLERMIPGDLYAEEGAEAVVQGIFGLMPIPKMFSIKTDVFKEMLLRFPPLNVIIPAGFKTARELIDNMDARDATSLANLMENRKYVDRALLWILDNITPEDMAEVDIKPIVLGSKVLGGTVRQGSISDINKITTRITVNPLSKGLGGEFPRLRYCLHILRHIMIAQNYSLLWKTYAREKKNLGEKIRNSLIGRYQTDAFSAHNIFENSHHRALVNMLRELAQKLCTQDQLDNARALELMAESYGLSQILDDGTFLPCSAWTWASYSYKGGKGIPTPLSSHVEEKWFNHDLLEDIYSELGYDVQDIMQLTVQLIGEGKASENLLQALVGGIPKDVIVVPQEMADYPPAKPLVRYEGNPILSPIKDHPWESKYVLNAGTFRLKDKVYILYRAYGDDEVSRIGLAISEGYNILERLPEPVYFPADAKEKKGCEDPRVVVIDNELYMVYTAYDGQIAQIAAASISLDDFLNRRFDRWKRIGLAFEDIWNKDAIIFPEKINNKYVIYHRIEPSVWVSYMDELAFPVPKEKHAIIFGPRSGRMWDSLKIGAGTQPIKTRYGWLMIYHGVDRNRVYRLGVILVDHNNPARVLYRSPNPILSPETEYEIGKPGESWVPNVVFTCGAVPVEDKPVLGAEDEILVYYGAADTHVCVASGKVGDLIPEPVRKSITCSVV; this comes from the coding sequence ATGTCTTCAGAACAAAGCGCAATTCTGGAAGCCTTATTTGATCAAAGCATAGAAGAAGCAGCAAAACAAGTGCAGACGATGCAGGACGTCGACCTCATCATCGGTATACCCTTTTACAACGAAAAAGAAGTCCTGCCTGAGGTCTTGGCCCTGGTACAAAAAGGCCTTCAAGATATCGAGCCTCTTAGGGCTGCCCTTCTCCTCTGTGTAGGGGATCCGGCTGGAGCTGAAGTGCTGGAAGTAATCAACCAGGCAGGCTTGAACGTTCCTTTTTGCGGGTTCCTGATGAAACCCGGTATCAACGGACGGGGATCAAGTATCAGGGCCATAATTGAGATAGCGAACCTGCTTACAGCCGACTTGGTCATACTAGCTGCCGACCTTAAGCAAGAAGGATTGCGGGGTTTTCAACCCGACTGGATTCGCCGTTTGCTGACACCTATAAGAGAAGAACACGATCTGGCCGTAGGTAATTTCGAACGGCATCACTTCGAAGATGTCATCGGAGGGCTCTTCGCGGCTCCTTTGCTTGAAACCTATTACGGCTACCGGTTTCAAGATCCCTTGAGCGGTGTCTACGCCATGTCCCACGATCTAGTAGAAAACTATGCTATAGAAATCAAGTTTTGGACTGACATCACCCAGGGTTACGGCATCGACCCCTGGCTAGTCACCCGAGCTATTATTTGGAATAAGAAAATTTGCGAAGTCAAGCTCGGAGCCAAACTGGCCGCTGCTTCCCTGGAAAAAGTTAACTACGTCTTCAAAGAAACCGCGGCTTCGCTCTTTACTTGCTTAAAGAAAGATGAAGACTACTGGACCGCTCGCCCGAGTTCCATAGCTCGAACTCCCGACATATCCGGGTGCGAATATCGCGACACTCCTTATGCAGCGTCTTTTTCTCTGCGAGACCTCGTTTTGACTTTCAAGCGCAGTTTCAATCACTACAATGTTCTTTACCGAAAAACTCTGCCTCAAGAAGTGTACAACGTTTTAGAAAAAATAGTTTATACGCCTACCAGAGACTTTAACCACACTGACCCGGTGTGCAGTTTCAACGCCAACATCTGGGCTCAGCTGGTCAACCGTTTCCTTATCCATTACTGGTTTGACAACGGCATACAGCGGGATGACATTTTGAACGCCCTCACCTTCGCCTTTGACGGCAGGCTGGCCTGCTTTGTCTCAGAGTTAACAGAAATAGAAGAATCCTTTGGTAAGACCGCGGTCCCGGTTAGCTTACCGACCTTCATGAAAGCGGCAGCTAACGCCTTGAAAACCCAGCAAAGCGATGAATTTCGCGAACTGAAAGAAGACTTTACGAAAACTTGGTTGGAAAAAGCCCAAGAGATAAAACCTCCACTGACCCCAACTTATTACTTAGAGTTTATCCCCGGCATGCCGGTCATCTTGCCTAAACGAATCGAAGGCAGGGGCGGCCGGGTCGTCTGGACGGAAGGTGTGTTCAATAGACTGCAAAACAAGTACCAGGATGCTTTTAACCGGTTTATCACTTCCGGCCTAGGGCTAGCACAAGATGCGGATCCCGGTACCATCGTCCGGGCTCTACGGGATTTTATGTACGAATTAGAAATAGTCTTAGAGCGCATGATTCCGGGAGATCTCTACGCCGAGGAAGGAGCAGAAGCAGTGGTACAAGGCATCTTCGGGTTGATGCCCATACCTAAGATGTTCAGCATCAAGACCGATGTCTTCAAAGAAATGCTGCTCCGTTTTCCGCCGCTCAACGTCATCATTCCTGCCGGCTTCAAGACAGCCCGCGAGCTCATAGATAACATGGATGCCCGTGATGCTACCAGCCTGGCCAATCTTATGGAAAACAGGAAATACGTGGACCGGGCCTTGTTGTGGATTCTGGACAACATTACGCCTGAGGACATGGCTGAGGTTGACATCAAGCCGATTGTCCTGGGGAGCAAGGTTCTGGGAGGAACAGTTCGTCAGGGCAGCATTTCTGATATCAACAAGATTACAACCCGCATAACTGTTAACCCCTTGAGCAAAGGACTAGGTGGCGAATTTCCGCGGCTGCGATACTGCCTGCATATATTGCGACACATAATGATAGCCCAAAACTATTCTCTGCTCTGGAAAACGTATGCACGTGAAAAGAAAAACCTCGGTGAGAAAATCCGGAACTCCTTGATCGGTCGCTATCAGACCGACGCCTTTTCTGCTCACAATATTTTCGAGAATTCCCATCACCGGGCTTTGGTGAACATGCTAAGAGAACTGGCGCAAAAGCTGTGTACCCAAGATCAACTCGACAACGCGCGTGCCCTCGAGTTGATGGCTGAAAGCTATGGACTCAGCCAGATTCTTGATGATGGTACTTTCCTTCCCTGTTCTGCCTGGACCTGGGCCAGTTACAGTTATAAAGGAGGCAAAGGGATACCAACTCCTCTTTCCAGCCACGTAGAGGAAAAATGGTTCAACCATGACCTGCTCGAAGATATTTATAGTGAACTCGGCTATGACGTGCAGGACATCATGCAACTGACGGTCCAACTCATCGGTGAAGGTAAAGCCAGCGAAAACTTGTTACAAGCACTGGTTGGCGGCATACCCAAAGACGTAATAGTGGTACCACAGGAAATGGCAGATTATCCTCCAGCCAAGCCCCTGGTGAGATACGAAGGCAACCCCATCCTTTCTCCCATAAAAGACCATCCTTGGGAAAGCAAATACGTCCTCAATGCCGGTACCTTCCGTCTCAAAGATAAAGTCTATATCCTCTACCGGGCTTACGGAGATGATGAGGTATCGCGTATCGGGCTGGCAATATCTGAAGGTTATAACATCCTGGAAAGGCTGCCCGAACCGGTATACTTCCCGGCTGATGCCAAAGAGAAAAAGGGATGTGAAGACCCGAGGGTAGTAGTCATCGATAACGAGCTGTACATGGTATACACCGCTTATGACGGCCAGATTGCCCAGATCGCCGCGGCCTCCATCAGCCTGGACGACTTTCTGAACCGCCGTTTTGACCGTTGGAAACGAATTGGCCTGGCTTTCGAAGATATATGGAATAAAGACGCCATTATATTCCCGGAAAAGATAAATAACAAGTACGTTATTTATCACCGAATCGAGCCCAGCGTATGGGTCTCTTACATGGATGAACTGGCCTTCCCAGTTCCGAAAGAGAAACATGCCATCATATTCGGTCCGCGCTCCGGGCGGATGTGGGACTCTCTGAAGATCGGAGCGGGGACTCAGCCCATTAAGACCAGATACGGATGGTTGATGATCTACCACGGGGTAGATCGTAATCGGGTTTATCGTCTGGGAGTAATACTGGTGGATCACAACAACCCCGCGCGGGTTCTGTACCGTTCACCCAACCCCATACTTTCCCCCGAAACCGAATATGAAATAGGCAAACCGGGAGAATCGTGGGTCCCGAATGTCGTTTTCACCTGCGGAGCTGTTCCGGTAGAGGATAAACCTGTTCTCGGTGCCGAAGACGAAATCCTCGTATACTACGGCGCTGCCGATACGCACGTCTGTGTAGCTTCCGGTAAGGTCGGAGATCTTATTCCGGAGCCGGTGAGAAAATCCATTACCTGTTCGGTAGTCTAA